A section of the Sphaerodactylus townsendi isolate TG3544 linkage group LG11, MPM_Stown_v2.3, whole genome shotgun sequence genome encodes:
- the LOC125440898 gene encoding protein adenylyltransferase SelO-like codes for MYWFHTGWTLGYETSIMARCSLTPWLLSWLMLISQSRCYFLNSLNMAGSFRHHYVNKSNLDRGYCERKRKLSDFGGWKLSTEKLTATLPIDPVEENYIREVPDSIFSVVYPTPFKSRVLLVAVSKEVLEDILDLDVSVSNTEDFLHLVSGTKIALGSLPLAHRYGGHQFGNWAGQLGDGRAHLIGVYTNRFGDNWELQLKGSGRTPYSRNGDGRAVLRSSVREFLGSEAMHYLGIPTSRAASLVVSDDVVWRDPFYNGDIKKERGYC; via the exons ATGTATTGGTTCCATACAGGCTGGACCCTTGGTTATGAAACGTCCATTATGGCCAGGTGTTCTCTCACTCCATGGTTGCTTAGTTGGCTAATGCTAATATCTCAATCAAGATGTTACTTCCTGAACTCTCTAAATATGGCAGGTAGTTTTAGGCATCACTATGTCAATAAGTCAAACCTGGACCGAGGCTactgtgaaagaaaaagaaagttgtCTGATTTTGGTGGCTGGAAACTCTCCACAGAAAAACTCACAG CTACACTTCCTATTGATCCAGTTGAAGAAAATTACATTCGTGAAGTACCAGACTCCATTTTTTCAGTTGTTTATcctactccttttaaatccagagTTCTCCTTGTAGCTGTTTCAAAG GAGGTTCTAGAAGACATTTTGGATCTTGATGTATCTGTTTCGAACACAGAGGATTTTCTTCATCTTGTCAGCGGTACGAAAATTGCCTTGGGATCTCTGCCCCTGGCTCATAGGTATGGCGGCCATCAG tttggtaACTGGGCAGGTCAGCTGGGTGATGGAAGGGCTCATTTGATTGGAGTTTATACGAACAG GTTTGGTGACAACTGGGAGCTACAGCTGAAAGGCTCAGGAAGGACACCATACTCCAG aAATGGGGATGGAAGAGCTGTGCTTCGTTCCTCTGTACGAGAATTTTTGGGCAGCGAGGCTATGCACTATCTTGGAATTCCTACAAGCAGAGCAGCTAG